A genomic segment from Gilvibacter sp. SZ-19 encodes:
- a CDS encoding T9SS type A sorting domain-containing protein codes for MKKLLFLLLVLPASSLFGQAVNDECADRLTISPGVGGFNEFSIDTSTATESLDASCETASQVNLDVWYEFTMPVSGNLRVTNVPNTVRSVLYDSCSGTELACFGDDGFFYNLVGGTTYVYRLSERDIFAGSVNFRMEAFASATNDECANRQALTVSTATTTVTPLDYRAATESVDGPCETASQNQLDLWYEFIMPVNGNIRITGIPNTVFRTLYDSCGGVDLACGSDDGFFYNLTSGTTYVLRMSERSLFASADDFTIQAFETAVNDECVNRNTIVVNTGNVTNTTLDFRTATESVDGPCEAAGNTQHDLWYEFTMPVNGNIRITNIPNTVYRTLYDTCGGVDLVCGSDDGFFYDLTAGTTYVLRMSERGLFASADDFDIEAFETAANDECANRINLVVSTESVTNTTLDYRTATESVDGPCEAAGNTQQDLWYEFTMPVNGNVRITNIPNTVYRTLYDSCGGIDIACGSDDGFFYDLTAGTTYVLRMSERGLFASADDFDIQAFETVVNDDCAEATAMVVGTVSPIVYSIDFRGATETTDGSCDTAGNTNLDVWYTVEMPVDGSLDLSGVPNTVNFTLYDSCGGTELDCFSDDGSFTGLSAGEQYLLRLRERALFASFRTVNVVVTPDVIGSCSSSTTWSGGSWSAGVPDKTTSAIIADNYDTATQGSISACECTINPGVTLTIGTGDYLETSFNITVDGNLEVAHEGSVVQMDPTAQTINNGSINVRKSTPVLAAKDFMLMASPMSAESRDGVYSTAWRAYGHNAANFSPNPDVALAFPSAEVFIDDNGDDRILLGATSALNAGTGYLVFPQATPTEAGLSYDLDYTQGTLNSGNIAFPIVYNGSRDASFNLMGNPYASTLDAVDFIQANAMIDAVYLWEHNTAPSAGLPGYLNFNYSMEDVSVYNLTGGIAAASSPSEVPTRYIASGQGFAVKATAAGTAEFNNGMRRNFNNNTLRSTAESVLEGDRIWIQLQAAAYQASSTALVGFLEGQSEAVNPGYDAKRLATYVSVYSHTRWGDELGIQSLGRFDDEQVIFLGVSSQLRGFHEFSISASEIKGVAIERSDLYLYDTEQDVWTDLNQTAYHFTADEGNHPFRFELHFKRPTTSGLATSMKAYPNPTSGNVMLQAEAQEITGAKLYDMLGRLLWSTERSFTQMELDLSNYPKATYLLHYQTAGTWQVTQIVVR; via the coding sequence ATGAAAAAATTACTCTTTTTATTACTAGTTCTCCCCGCTAGTAGTCTTTTTGGGCAGGCTGTAAACGACGAGTGTGCCGACCGATTAACAATTAGCCCTGGCGTTGGAGGTTTTAACGAATTCAGCATAGACACCTCTACCGCGACAGAATCCTTAGACGCTTCCTGCGAAACTGCCAGTCAAGTGAACCTGGATGTATGGTATGAGTTTACCATGCCGGTAAGCGGAAACCTGAGAGTGACCAATGTTCCTAATACCGTCCGCTCTGTCTTATACGATAGCTGCTCAGGGACCGAATTAGCATGCTTTGGTGACGATGGGTTCTTTTATAATCTGGTTGGGGGAACCACTTATGTGTATCGACTCTCCGAACGAGACATCTTTGCCGGCAGCGTGAATTTTAGAATGGAAGCCTTTGCCAGCGCAACTAATGACGAATGCGCAAACCGACAAGCATTGACGGTATCTACAGCAACCACTACGGTAACTCCTTTAGATTACCGTGCTGCAACCGAATCGGTTGACGGGCCTTGTGAGACCGCTAGCCAAAATCAGTTAGATCTGTGGTACGAGTTCATTATGCCTGTGAATGGAAACATTCGTATTACAGGAATTCCCAATACAGTATTTCGCACCCTTTATGACAGTTGTGGTGGTGTAGACTTGGCTTGTGGTTCAGACGATGGGTTCTTCTATAACTTGACCTCTGGAACCACCTATGTGCTACGTATGTCAGAGCGCAGTCTCTTTGCCAGCGCAGATGACTTTACTATACAAGCCTTTGAAACTGCGGTAAACGATGAGTGTGTTAATCGCAACACCATAGTAGTGAATACAGGTAATGTCACTAATACTACACTAGATTTTAGAACTGCCACAGAATCTGTCGATGGTCCCTGTGAAGCGGCAGGAAACACCCAGCACGATCTCTGGTATGAGTTTACAATGCCTGTAAATGGAAACATAAGAATAACCAATATTCCTAATACTGTTTATAGAACACTTTATGATACTTGTGGCGGAGTTGATCTGGTCTGCGGATCTGACGATGGATTCTTTTACGATCTAACAGCTGGCACAACTTATGTGCTTCGGATGTCTGAACGCGGCCTTTTTGCCAGTGCAGATGACTTTGATATTGAGGCCTTTGAAACTGCTGCTAATGACGAATGTGCCAATCGCATAAACCTAGTGGTGAGTACCGAGAGTGTTACCAATACCACTTTAGATTATCGAACAGCAACGGAATCTGTTGATGGCCCCTGTGAAGCGGCTGGCAATACCCAGCAAGACCTCTGGTATGAATTTACCATGCCAGTCAATGGAAATGTTAGAATAACTAATATTCCCAATACGGTCTACAGAACGCTTTATGACAGCTGCGGAGGGATAGATATAGCTTGTGGTTCAGATGATGGTTTCTTTTACGATCTAACCGCTGGCACAACTTATGTGCTTCGGATGTCTGAGCGCGGCCTTTTTGCCAGTGCAGATGATTTTGATATTCAGGCCTTTGAGACCGTAGTTAATGACGATTGTGCCGAAGCTACAGCAATGGTTGTGGGTACGGTTAGCCCTATTGTTTATTCAATTGATTTTAGAGGCGCAACCGAAACAACGGACGGCAGTTGCGACACGGCAGGTAATACCAATTTAGATGTATGGTATACCGTTGAAATGCCTGTGGATGGATCTCTGGATTTATCGGGAGTTCCCAATACAGTGAATTTTACCCTTTATGATAGTTGTGGGGGAACAGAACTTGACTGTTTTAGTGATGACGGTAGTTTTACTGGTCTATCGGCAGGAGAACAATACCTTTTAAGGCTGCGCGAGCGCGCTCTTTTTGCTTCTTTTAGAACAGTAAATGTGGTTGTGACGCCAGATGTCATTGGCAGCTGTAGCAGTTCCACAACTTGGAGTGGTGGCAGTTGGTCTGCCGGTGTTCCAGATAAGACCACATCTGCAATAATTGCAGACAATTATGACACCGCGACCCAGGGTAGTATTTCGGCCTGTGAATGTACCATCAATCCAGGAGTAACTCTTACTATTGGTACAGGAGATTACCTGGAAACCAGTTTTAATATCACTGTGGATGGGAATCTTGAAGTAGCTCATGAAGGATCTGTCGTTCAAATGGATCCAACCGCTCAAACCATCAACAACGGCAGCATCAATGTCCGTAAATCCACCCCTGTACTTGCGGCCAAAGATTTCATGCTTATGGCGAGTCCAATGTCTGCGGAGAGCAGAGATGGCGTGTACAGCACCGCCTGGCGAGCTTATGGACACAATGCCGCCAATTTTAGCCCGAATCCGGATGTGGCCTTGGCGTTTCCTAGTGCTGAGGTCTTCATTGACGACAACGGGGACGACCGCATTTTACTGGGAGCAACATCGGCCTTGAATGCGGGAACCGGATATTTGGTATTCCCGCAAGCCACACCAACCGAAGCTGGTTTAAGCTACGATTTGGATTATACGCAAGGTACTTTGAACTCCGGCAATATTGCTTTCCCGATAGTGTACAACGGTTCCAGAGATGCCAGTTTTAATCTGATGGGGAATCCCTACGCATCCACCTTAGATGCCGTAGATTTCATTCAGGCCAATGCCATGATAGACGCCGTATATCTTTGGGAGCACAATACAGCGCCAAGTGCTGGTTTGCCGGGTTACTTGAATTTCAACTACAGTATGGAAGATGTTTCCGTTTACAATTTAACTGGTGGGATAGCTGCGGCTTCATCGCCAAGTGAGGTTCCCACAAGGTATATAGCCTCCGGGCAAGGTTTTGCTGTTAAGGCAACGGCAGCAGGAACTGCGGAATTTAACAACGGCATGCGTCGCAATTTCAATAACAACACCTTAAGGAGTACTGCGGAGTCTGTTTTGGAGGGTGATAGAATCTGGATACAACTCCAAGCAGCGGCCTATCAGGCTAGTAGTACTGCGCTTGTTGGATTCTTAGAAGGACAATCTGAAGCGGTAAACCCGGGCTATGACGCCAAACGATTGGCAACCTATGTTTCTGTTTATTCTCATACCCGCTGGGGTGACGAGCTAGGCATTCAATCGCTAGGTCGTTTTGATGATGAGCAGGTTATATTTTTAGGAGTCTCAAGCCAGCTACGCGGCTTTCATGAATTTAGCATAAGTGCTTCTGAGATAAAAGGTGTCGCTATTGAAAGATCCGATCTCTACCTCTACGACACAGAGCAAGACGTTTGGACCGACCTGAACCAAACAGCCTACCATTTTACTGCGGACGAAGGAAATCACCCATTCCGATTCGAGTTGCATTTTAAGAGACCTACTACCTCTGGGTTAGCAACAAGCATGAAAGCGTATCCTAACCCAACTTCTGGCAATGTGATGCTTCAGGCAGAAGCCCAAGAGATCACTGGAGCAAAACTCTATGATATGCTCGGAAGATTGTTGTGGAGTACTGAGCGCAGCTTTACGCAGATGGAATTAGACCTTAGTAACTATCCCAAAGCTACCTATCTGTTGCACTATCAAACTGCTGGAACTTGGCAGGTAACGCAAATTGTAGTGCGATAG
- a CDS encoding aldo/keto reductase, with the protein MRYKELPGTEIEVSKICLGSMTWGQQNTQDEGFAQMDMALDMGVNFIDTAEMYSVPGRPETQGSTETIIGNWFAERNNRDKVILATKIAGPSPTFKHIRPNLGFSADALEDALHKSLTRLQTDYIDLYQLHWPERAVNIFGVRDYNHKPNARWEDNIGEILDRLEVHVKSGKIRHIAVSNETPFGLMRYMEEHRKGKLKIVSTQNAYSLLQRRDEIGLSEVLQMEDIGYLAYSPLAFGVLSGKYLNGAMPAGARVTLFPNYNRYNGEGSLAATQAYKDIAEKHGLSLTQMALAFVNDRPFMTSNIIGATSLEQLKENIESIEIQLSEEVIREINEVHSRMPNPAA; encoded by the coding sequence ATGAGATATAAAGAACTTCCAGGAACCGAAATAGAAGTAAGCAAGATCTGCCTTGGCAGTATGACATGGGGCCAGCAGAACACCCAAGACGAAGGTTTTGCGCAGATGGATATGGCCCTAGATATGGGCGTAAACTTTATCGATACTGCAGAGATGTATTCGGTGCCGGGGCGTCCAGAAACGCAAGGAAGCACAGAGACTATCATTGGTAACTGGTTTGCCGAGCGCAACAATAGAGACAAGGTCATTTTGGCAACCAAGATAGCAGGACCCAGCCCAACCTTTAAGCACATTAGGCCGAACCTTGGTTTTTCTGCGGATGCCTTAGAAGATGCTTTGCACAAGAGTTTGACTCGCTTACAAACAGATTATATCGATCTGTATCAGTTACATTGGCCAGAAAGAGCAGTGAATATCTTTGGGGTTCGCGACTACAACCACAAGCCAAATGCTCGCTGGGAAGATAATATTGGCGAGATCTTAGACCGTTTAGAAGTCCATGTGAAGTCTGGTAAAATCCGACATATTGCGGTGAGTAATGAAACTCCTTTTGGACTTATGCGATATATGGAAGAACACCGCAAAGGCAAACTTAAGATCGTTTCTACTCAAAATGCCTACAGCTTGCTGCAGCGCAGAGATGAGATTGGTCTTTCTGAGGTGCTTCAAATGGAAGACATTGGCTATTTGGCCTATTCTCCTTTGGCTTTTGGTGTACTCAGCGGTAAATACCTTAACGGGGCCATGCCTGCGGGAGCTCGCGTTACTTTGTTCCCAAATTACAACCGCTATAATGGTGAAGGTTCTCTTGCAGCAACCCAGGCGTACAAAGATATTGCAGAAAAGCACGGTCTGAGTTTAACACAGATGGCCTTGGCCTTTGTAAATGACAGGCCATTTATGACTTCGAATATTATCGGTGCGACCAGCTTAGAGCAACTAAAGGAGAATATAGAAAGTATAGAGATTCAGCTTTCTGAGGAGGTGATCCGAGAGATCAACGAGGTGCACAGCCGCATGCCAAATCCGGCAGCCTAA
- a CDS encoding alpha/beta hydrolase, translated as MKRILLLLILAICNSGILQAQVIYEEFASERLGANRKLKIQLPRSYSSEEEKVYPIVLALDGNYLFEPVAGNVDYYSYWEDMPEAIVVGIMQGGDQRYDDCYYDDTEFFPAETGAAFFEFIGMELIPFLDDNYRTAKFVIAVGHDFTANYINYYLFKEPPLFQGYISLSPDLAPLMDERLAERLPSIEDKIFYYLATGTDDVKDLMEISVDLNERLKAIDSPNLQYYFDNFEGATHYSLVGRAIPRALEQIFQVYRPISKKEYKEVLLKLPGSPYDYLIEKYATIKELFGLENDIRVKDFIAVATAAEKTQKWEALGQIAKLARSQYPDTVLGDYYLARYYEEMGEPKKAMRTYQGAYDKEEVDFITIDMMLDKADKIKEDFGW; from the coding sequence ATGAAGCGTATTTTATTACTGCTGATCCTCGCTATCTGCAATAGCGGGATACTTCAAGCCCAAGTTATTTATGAAGAATTTGCCTCCGAGCGATTGGGTGCAAATAGAAAGCTCAAGATCCAGCTCCCGCGAAGCTACAGCTCCGAAGAAGAAAAGGTCTATCCCATTGTCTTGGCATTAGACGGCAATTACCTCTTTGAGCCTGTAGCCGGAAACGTAGACTATTATTCGTATTGGGAAGATATGCCAGAGGCCATAGTTGTAGGTATCATGCAAGGCGGAGACCAGCGCTATGACGACTGTTATTACGACGACACTGAGTTTTTCCCCGCCGAGACAGGCGCTGCCTTTTTTGAGTTTATCGGTATGGAACTCATTCCATTTTTAGACGATAATTATCGCACTGCTAAGTTTGTGATCGCTGTGGGCCATGACTTTACGGCCAACTACATCAATTATTACCTCTTTAAAGAACCGCCTTTGTTTCAGGGTTATATCTCTTTGAGTCCCGATCTAGCTCCTCTTATGGATGAGCGCTTGGCTGAACGATTGCCTAGCATAGAGGACAAGATCTTCTATTACTTGGCCACTGGTACTGACGATGTTAAAGACCTTATGGAGATCTCCGTGGATCTCAACGAAAGACTCAAGGCAATTGATAGCCCTAACCTACAGTACTATTTTGACAATTTTGAAGGAGCAACGCATTATTCGCTGGTAGGGCGAGCAATTCCACGAGCGCTGGAACAGATTTTCCAGGTATACCGACCCATCAGCAAAAAAGAATACAAGGAAGTACTGCTTAAACTTCCCGGCTCTCCGTATGATTATCTTATAGAGAAATACGCGACCATCAAGGAGCTTTTTGGATTGGAGAACGACATTCGTGTAAAAGATTTTATTGCGGTAGCAACTGCTGCGGAGAAGACCCAGAAATGGGAAGCTCTGGGGCAGATCGCAAAGTTGGCCAGAAGTCAATACCCTGACACCGTTCTAGGTGATTATTATCTGGCGCGCTATTACGAGGAAATGGGAGAACCTAAAAAGGCCATGCGTACCTATCAAGGGGCTTATGACAAAGAAGAGGTGGATTTCATCACCATAGATATGATGCTCGATAAAGCAGACAAGATCAAAGAAGATTTTGGATGGTAA
- the radA gene encoding DNA repair protein RadA: MAKTKTAFFCQHCGSQYAKWQGQCNSCKQWNTISEEVLQKAEKSKTWETATTSSKRAPQPVKISEISLETQRRIATGNAELDRVLGGGLVPGSLVLLGGEPGIGKSTLMLQVALQLKAKTLYVSGEESAQQIKMRASRLAENTDNCLILTETQTQQIFRHIGEVQPEILVIDSVQTIHTNHIESGAGSISQIRESTSELLQFAKETNTPVILIGHITKDGNIAGPKILEHMVDTVLQFEGDRNHVYRLLRAHKNRFGSTNELGIFEMQSSGLREVTNPSEILLSQFSEPMSGTAVAATLEGMRPLLIEVQALVSSAVYGTPQRSATGFNVKRLNMLLAVLEKRAGFKLGAKDVFLNITGGIRVEDPAIDLALTAAVLSSNVDIAVDRSQCFAAEVGLSGEVRAVTRIEQRISEAEKLGFERIVISDQNKVNASDYTIEVVKIAKVADLVRILFG, from the coding sequence ATGGCCAAGACCAAAACAGCATTTTTTTGCCAGCATTGTGGCAGCCAATACGCCAAGTGGCAGGGGCAGTGTAATTCATGTAAGCAATGGAACACCATTAGCGAAGAAGTGCTCCAAAAGGCCGAAAAGTCTAAGACTTGGGAAACGGCAACCACATCTTCTAAGCGTGCTCCTCAACCAGTAAAGATCTCAGAGATTTCCCTTGAGACTCAAAGACGTATTGCGACGGGCAATGCGGAATTAGATCGAGTGCTTGGAGGTGGTTTGGTTCCAGGCTCCTTGGTACTTCTGGGAGGAGAACCCGGAATAGGGAAAAGTACTTTAATGCTCCAAGTAGCCCTACAACTCAAAGCCAAGACCTTATATGTCTCCGGAGAAGAAAGTGCACAGCAAATAAAAATGCGTGCCTCTAGATTGGCCGAGAATACAGACAACTGCCTGATCTTGACCGAAACGCAAACACAACAGATCTTTAGACATATTGGCGAAGTACAACCAGAGATCCTGGTGATCGATTCGGTACAAACCATACATACCAACCATATAGAAAGTGGTGCGGGAAGCATTTCACAGATCCGTGAAAGCACTTCAGAGCTCTTACAGTTTGCTAAGGAAACCAACACCCCCGTGATCTTAATAGGGCATATCACTAAAGATGGTAACATTGCCGGCCCAAAGATCTTGGAACATATGGTAGATACCGTGCTGCAATTCGAAGGCGATCGAAATCATGTGTATCGCCTGCTCAGAGCACATAAGAACCGTTTTGGTTCCACCAACGAACTCGGCATATTCGAAATGCAAAGCAGCGGATTAAGAGAAGTGACCAATCCGTCAGAAATACTGCTTTCACAATTCAGCGAGCCCATGAGCGGGACAGCAGTTGCCGCCACTTTAGAAGGTATGCGTCCGCTACTTATAGAAGTGCAAGCCTTGGTTAGCAGTGCAGTTTACGGAACCCCGCAACGCTCGGCTACAGGTTTTAACGTCAAGAGACTCAATATGCTTTTGGCCGTACTAGAAAAAAGAGCTGGTTTTAAACTCGGAGCCAAAGATGTCTTTCTAAACATCACCGGTGGAATTCGCGTGGAAGACCCAGCGATTGACTTGGCCTTAACGGCAGCTGTACTTTCTTCTAATGTGGATATAGCTGTAGATAGATCACAGTGTTTTGCTGCGGAGGTAGGCCTCTCTGGCGAAGTCCGAGCAGTTACACGTATAGAGCAACGCATCTCCGAAGCGGAAAAACTGGGCTTCGAAAGGATCGTTATCTCAGATCAGAACAAAGTGAATGCCAGCGACTACACTATAGAAGTTGTTAAAATAGCCAAGGTTGCAGATCTGGTTAGGATCTTATTTGGTTAG
- a CDS encoding lysylphosphatidylglycerol synthase transmembrane domain-containing protein, protein MKKGLLKFLKVGIPIGIGVALIWFSLSKMGPDSRAALWENIKTADPFWIGVSLLLGFVSHFIRAYRWKYLLEPLGCHPRLANSFMAVMVAYVANLGIPRSGEVLRAVTIARYEKVRFEQAFGTIISERVADLILLITVVATAFALQSGNLLNYFESQQVNPLWAVLAIAIGFAGLLIAIRVIRYSKNRLLQKINTFLIGILDGTKSILKMKRKGAFIFQTLLIWIFYILMFWVIKYAVPNMEETPWGTIMVAFVAGSFSMSTTNGGLGIFPYPLIIGAVFAFSGIPQEQGEAYGWVIWGSQTVLNIIIGGASFLLLPILNAKK, encoded by the coding sequence TTGAAAAAGGGCCTGCTCAAATTCCTTAAGGTTGGAATTCCGATAGGGATAGGAGTTGCTTTGATATGGTTCTCCCTGAGCAAAATGGGACCAGATTCTCGTGCAGCGCTTTGGGAAAATATCAAAACTGCCGATCCGTTTTGGATCGGGGTTTCGCTCTTATTGGGCTTTGTGAGTCACTTTATAAGAGCCTACCGCTGGAAATACTTGCTAGAACCCTTAGGCTGCCACCCAAGACTAGCCAATAGTTTTATGGCTGTAATGGTGGCTTATGTGGCCAATTTGGGCATTCCCAGATCTGGGGAGGTCTTAAGAGCAGTGACCATTGCGCGTTATGAGAAAGTGCGGTTTGAACAAGCTTTTGGGACCATTATCTCGGAACGTGTAGCAGACCTCATACTGCTCATAACCGTTGTAGCCACAGCCTTTGCCCTACAGAGCGGCAATCTGCTCAATTACTTTGAAAGTCAGCAAGTGAATCCGCTTTGGGCAGTTCTAGCCATAGCGATAGGATTTGCGGGCTTATTGATCGCTATTAGGGTTATCCGTTACAGTAAAAATCGATTGCTACAAAAGATCAACACCTTTCTAATTGGCATCTTGGACGGCACCAAGAGTATCTTAAAAATGAAGCGCAAAGGAGCCTTTATTTTTCAAACCCTGCTGATCTGGATTTTCTATATCCTAATGTTCTGGGTAATTAAATACGCCGTGCCGAATATGGAAGAAACTCCTTGGGGTACCATTATGGTAGCCTTTGTGGCGGGGAGCTTTTCTATGTCCACCACCAACGGTGGCTTGGGGATCTTTCCCTACCCTTTGATCATCGGTGCTGTTTTTGCCTTTTCTGGAATACCGCAGGAACAAGGTGAAGCCTATGGCTGGGTAATCTGGGGGTCTCAAACGGTATTGAACATCATTATTGGGGGAGCGTCTTTCTTGCTACTGCCCATTCTCAATGCCAAGAAATAA
- a CDS encoding glycogen/starch synthase, whose product MKDKRILYVSSEVIPYLPETEISSMSFEAPRLVNNNSGQIRIFMPRYGNINERRHQLHEVIRLSGMNLVINDMDMPLIIKVASIPKERMQVYFIDNEEYFKRKATFADEDGNLFPDNDERAIFFAKGVIETVKKLNWAPDIIHVHGWLASLFPLYLRQYYKEEPLFENSKIVTSVYNTGFEGTLDSSMVEKVKFDGIEGDALEELNEADYNSIMRVAISHSDAAIIGSEEIPQELEDYLKKWDKPVLNFHNKDSFSEAYLDFYNSKVL is encoded by the coding sequence ATGAAAGATAAAAGAATCTTGTATGTGTCTTCTGAAGTAATTCCCTATTTGCCAGAGACCGAGATTTCTTCGATGTCGTTTGAAGCTCCGCGCTTAGTGAACAACAACTCCGGACAGATACGAATTTTTATGCCGCGCTATGGCAATATCAATGAGCGTCGTCACCAATTGCACGAGGTGATCCGCCTTTCTGGAATGAATTTGGTGATCAACGATATGGATATGCCGTTGATCATAAAAGTAGCCTCTATACCTAAAGAGCGTATGCAGGTTTACTTTATTGATAATGAAGAGTACTTTAAGCGCAAAGCAACCTTTGCAGACGAAGATGGTAACTTGTTCCCAGACAACGACGAGCGCGCTATCTTTTTTGCCAAAGGAGTTATAGAGACGGTAAAGAAACTAAACTGGGCACCAGACATCATTCACGTTCACGGTTGGTTGGCGTCTTTGTTCCCGCTTTACCTGCGTCAATACTACAAAGAAGAACCGCTTTTCGAAAACAGCAAGATTGTTACTTCAGTTTACAATACTGGCTTTGAAGGCACGTTAGATAGTTCCATGGTAGAAAAGGTCAAATTCGACGGAATCGAAGGAGATGCTCTAGAGGAACTTAACGAAGCCGATTACAACAGTATCATGCGTGTTGCTATCTCGCACTCTGATGCTGCCATTATTGGATCAGAAGAGATTCCTCAGGAATTGGAAGATTATCTTAAAAAATGGGATAAGCCTGTGTTAAACTTTCACAATAAAGATTCCTTTTCCGAAGCGTATTTGGACTTTTACAACTCCAAAGTGTTATAA
- the panD gene encoding aspartate 1-decarboxylase, whose translation MQIHVVKSKIHRVKVTGADLNYIGSITIDEDLMDAANIVQGEKVQIVNNNNGERLETYAIPGPRNSGEITLNGAAARKVAPGDILILITYAIMSMEEAKNFKPALVFPNEENNLLQ comes from the coding sequence ATGCAAATTCATGTAGTTAAATCAAAGATTCACCGTGTAAAAGTTACCGGTGCCGATCTGAATTATATTGGCAGTATCACCATAGATGAAGATCTTATGGACGCCGCTAATATTGTGCAAGGAGAGAAAGTGCAAATTGTAAACAACAACAATGGCGAGCGTTTAGAGACCTATGCCATTCCTGGGCCTCGCAACAGTGGTGAGATCACCCTTAACGGTGCCGCTGCCCGTAAGGTTGCCCCTGGCGATATCTTGATCTTGATCACTTACGCGATCATGAGTATGGAAGAAGCCAAGAATTTTAAACCTGCGCTGGTATTCCCGAATGAGGAGAATAACCTCCTACAATAA
- the panC gene encoding pantoate--beta-alanine ligase, whose product MAICTSISTLQQTLSQKRASGAQIGFVPTMGALHDGHGSLVTQALAQNDCVVVSIFVNPTQFNNAQDLEKYPRPFEQDVAFLNAIDPEIVIFAPEAADLYGGAVQAKSYRFGAIESAMEGKHRPGHFDGVGTVLNLLFRAVSPTRAYFGEKDFQQLQIVRKLVALERLPVEIIGCPIHRAENGLAMSSRNRRLTPQQLEAAPFIFKILKKTQDEFDSKSIPALVREAEAAFAANPMLDLEYFEIAATDNLQTAYRKHPSNTYRAFVAAFAGEVRLIDNMGLN is encoded by the coding sequence ATGGCCATTTGTACCAGCATATCGACCTTACAGCAAACCTTGAGCCAAAAACGCGCAAGCGGAGCACAAATTGGGTTTGTTCCCACCATGGGCGCGCTTCACGACGGGCACGGATCCTTGGTGACCCAAGCGCTAGCCCAGAACGACTGTGTGGTGGTGAGCATTTTTGTGAATCCGACCCAGTTCAATAATGCCCAAGATCTGGAGAAATATCCCCGCCCTTTTGAGCAAGACGTTGCGTTTTTAAATGCTATAGATCCGGAGATCGTGATCTTTGCTCCAGAGGCTGCGGATCTTTACGGCGGAGCTGTGCAGGCCAAGTCGTATCGTTTTGGCGCTATTGAATCGGCCATGGAAGGCAAACACAGACCAGGCCATTTTGACGGCGTGGGAACTGTACTAAATCTGTTGTTCAGAGCTGTATCGCCTACACGAGCCTATTTTGGAGAAAAAGACTTCCAGCAGTTACAGATAGTGCGCAAGCTTGTGGCTTTAGAGCGATTGCCCGTAGAAATAATAGGTTGCCCGATTCACCGTGCGGAAAATGGCTTGGCAATGAGTTCTCGGAATCGCAGATTGACTCCGCAGCAACTAGAGGCAGCTCCCTTTATCTTTAAGATATTAAAGAAGACACAAGACGAATTCGATTCTAAGTCGATTCCAGCGCTAGTTCGTGAGGCAGAAGCAGCCTTTGCCGCGAATCCGATGCTCGACTTGGAGTATTTTGAGATAGCGGCTACCGATAATTTACAAACCGCTTACCGCAAACATCCTAGTAATACGTATAGAGCCTTTGTAGCGGCCTTTGCCGGCGAGGTAAGGTTGATCGATAATATGGGACTCAACTAG